The proteins below are encoded in one region of Clostridium pasteurianum DSM 525 = ATCC 6013:
- a CDS encoding Dabb family protein: protein MFTHIVFFKLKDRNNTKKAKELLLSMEGKISFLKEIKVGEDVVHSQRSYDIALITKFDSKEDMDNYQVNPVHVNEVVKYLKPMLEGSASVDFEE from the coding sequence ATGTTTACTCATATTGTATTTTTTAAATTAAAGGATAGAAATAATACTAAAAAGGCAAAAGAATTACTTCTTTCCATGGAAGGAAAGATATCCTTTTTAAAGGAAATTAAAGTTGGAGAAGACGTAGTACATTCACAGAGATCCTATGATATAGCATTGATTACTAAGTTTGATTCTAAAGAGGATATGGATAATTATCAGGTGAATCCAGTACATGTAAATGAAGTAGTAAAGTACTTAAAGCCTATGCTGGAGGGCTCTGCTTCTGTGGATTTTGAGGAATAG
- a CDS encoding DRTGG domain-containing protein, giving the protein MSKHQEIINYVRSLKSGTKISVRGIANKLEVSEGTAYRAIKECDSMGIVTTIPRVGTIKIDKVEKKSIESLTYAEVVNIVEGTILGGENGIHKTLDKFLIGAMTYDAAKKYISPGSLVIVGNREDIQSLALMSNCAVLIAGSFGCAENIKKLANDKELPVISSSYDSFTIATMINKAISESLIKKDIILVEDIMESDVNYMNMDDSVGKWRELLRTTKRDKYLILDRNKKIVGIITLKDIDIDIENDEIISKFMNKDIMTVTPKTTVAYTAHIMGWGGVELALVMEDKELVGIVDREDVIKALQYALRQPQVGETLEDIILKNFKYEYNELGRMHFNGRIIAEMLDVIGTASWSSLNMLLSTMGIMTLRHKNNINVSVDSITTYFMKPVQMDSVIDVFTEIVDMGRNFSKVQVDMFDCNKELISKLMLSAKVLKK; this is encoded by the coding sequence ATGTCAAAACATCAGGAAATTATAAATTATGTACGTTCACTTAAATCAGGAACTAAAATATCGGTTAGAGGCATAGCAAATAAATTAGAAGTTAGCGAGGGAACTGCCTATAGAGCTATAAAAGAATGTGACTCCATGGGTATTGTTACTACCATACCAAGAGTTGGAACTATAAAAATTGATAAAGTTGAAAAAAAAAGTATTGAAAGTTTAACTTACGCAGAGGTTGTAAATATAGTTGAAGGAACAATACTTGGTGGAGAAAATGGTATTCATAAAACTCTCGATAAATTTTTAATAGGTGCTATGACCTATGATGCAGCAAAAAAATATATTAGTCCGGGATCTCTTGTCATTGTAGGTAACAGAGAGGATATACAAAGCCTCGCACTTATGAGTAATTGTGCTGTTTTGATAGCAGGGAGCTTTGGATGTGCAGAAAATATAAAGAAATTGGCAAATGATAAGGAGCTACCTGTAATTTCTTCTTCCTATGACAGTTTTACTATTGCTACTATGATAAATAAAGCAATATCAGAAAGTCTTATAAAAAAAGATATCATATTAGTAGAGGATATTATGGAATCAGATGTAAATTATATGAACATGGATGATTCTGTAGGTAAATGGAGAGAGCTTTTAAGAACTACTAAACGTGATAAATATTTAATACTGGATCGTAATAAGAAAATAGTGGGAATAATTACGCTTAAAGATATAGATATTGATATAGAAAATGATGAAATTATAAGTAAATTTATGAATAAAGATATAATGACTGTTACTCCTAAGACTACTGTAGCATATACGGCTCATATTATGGGATGGGGAGGGGTAGAACTGGCCCTTGTAATGGAAGATAAGGAATTAGTAGGTATAGTTGACCGTGAAGATGTTATAAAAGCCCTGCAATATGCATTAAGACAGCCTCAAGTAGGAGAAACTCTTGAGGACATTATACTTAAAAATTTTAAGTATGAGTATAATGAGTTGGGAAGAATGCATTTTAACGGTAGAATAATAGCTGAGATGTTAGATGTTATAGGAACTGCTTCTTGGAGTTCATTGAATATGCTATTGTCAACTATGGGAATTATGACATTAAGACATAAAAACAATATAAATGTTTCCGTAGATAGTATTACTACGTATTTTATGAAACCAGTTCAAATGGATAGTGTCATAGATGTTTTTACAGAAATAGTAGATATGGGAAGAAATTTTTCTAAGGTACAGGTTGATATGTTTGATTGTAATAAAGAATTAATTTCAAAACTCATGTTATCTGCAAAAGTGCTCAAAAAGTAG
- the whiA gene encoding DNA-binding protein WhiA → MSFSSKVKNEICRFTDFSKKEAVAELSGIMKASGTLSFVGNKKINFRIITENPAIARLIFKLLKDHFKIHTKLMVKKSNSLKKSNVYIVHISEEMHIGDILKEVGVLKEDNGIISLNYGIPERIINGDEYKKLYIRGAFLGGGSISNPEKTYHLEFVTHNEQYSRELSSIINSFGLNSKVIQRKSSFVVYIKEGEQIVDLLNIIGAHSSLLEFENIRIMKEMRNNVNRLVNCETANLSKTVNAAVRQVESIKLIEKEIGLSRLPKNLKEIAEIRLNFPDESLKELGQMLNPPVGKSGVNHRLRRIEKIAGELRREGR, encoded by the coding sequence ATGTCATTTTCATCTAAAGTAAAAAATGAAATTTGCAGATTTACTGATTTTTCAAAAAAGGAAGCTGTAGCAGAATTATCTGGTATAATGAAGGCAAGTGGAACTCTTTCTTTTGTAGGAAATAAAAAAATAAATTTTAGAATTATTACGGAGAATCCTGCTATAGCAAGACTAATATTTAAATTGTTAAAGGATCATTTTAAAATACATACTAAGCTAATGGTGAAGAAAAGTAATTCTCTAAAGAAAAGTAATGTATATATAGTTCACATAAGTGAGGAAATGCATATAGGGGATATTTTGAAGGAAGTAGGAGTGCTGAAGGAAGATAATGGTATTATATCATTAAATTATGGTATTCCTGAAAGAATAATTAATGGAGATGAATATAAAAAATTATATATTAGAGGTGCATTTTTAGGTGGAGGAAGTATTAGTAATCCTGAAAAAACTTATCATTTGGAATTTGTAACTCACAATGAACAGTATTCAAGAGAGCTTAGTAGTATAATAAATAGTTTTGGATTGAATTCCAAGGTTATACAGAGAAAAAGCAGTTTTGTGGTATATATAAAAGAAGGAGAGCAGATAGTAGATTTATTGAATATAATTGGAGCTCACAGCAGTCTTTTAGAATTTGAAAATATTAGAATAATGAAAGAAATGAGAAACAATGTAAATAGATTGGTTAACTGCGAAACTGCAAATCTCAGTAAGACTGTTAATGCGGCAGTGAGACAAGTGGAAAGTATAAAGCTCATTGAAAAGGAAATAGGACTTTCAAGGCTTCCTAAAAATCTTAAAGAAATAGCTGAAATAAGATTAAATTTTCCAGATGAATCTCTTAAAGAATTGGGGCAGATGTTGAATCCACCAGTGGGAAAATCAGGGGTTAACCATAGACTTAGAAGAATTGAAAAAATTGCAGGAGAACTCAGAAGAGAGGGAAGATAA
- a CDS encoding gluconeogenesis factor YvcK family protein, whose translation MKLIDWIRPGIKVKRWVMLGILGIMLITFGLAEIINKSRFYSKEYNAYYIFLIISGAFILYMSVTQGMKSIIALINKGYLNVSLDSRKLGNLIYEKRLLVKGPKIVAIGGGTGLSTMLRGLKYYTSNITAIVTVADDGGGSGDLREDLGMLPPGDIRNCILALSDTEPLMEELLQYRFKDGRLKNQSFGNLFLAAMDGLSNNFEEAVRKMSSVLAVTGRVVPVTLENVTLKAELKNGVIVEGESNIPEAVKQYESAIERIFINPKDVKALTEAINAILEADAIILGPGSLYTSVIPNLLVKDIASALHKTKALRLYVSNIMTQPGETDGYSVSDHIKAIYKHVGDGIVDYTVINTEEIDEVLQDKYLEKTSELVNIDEETLKKMGVGTVKGKFIKIKNGYVRHDSERLADILVETIMDKKLFYDRKKIIEYFYLSERLKENKGFERKE comes from the coding sequence ATGAAGCTAATAGATTGGATCAGACCTGGCATTAAAGTTAAGAGATGGGTAATGCTTGGAATCCTAGGAATTATGCTGATTACCTTTGGATTAGCAGAGATTATTAATAAAAGCAGGTTTTATAGTAAGGAATATAATGCTTATTATATATTTCTTATAATAAGCGGAGCTTTCATACTTTATATGTCAGTAACTCAGGGAATGAAATCTATTATTGCGTTAATAAATAAAGGATACTTAAATGTATCTTTGGACTCAAGAAAACTTGGAAATCTTATATATGAAAAGAGACTTTTAGTAAAGGGACCTAAAATTGTTGCCATAGGTGGTGGAACAGGACTTTCCACTATGCTTAGAGGATTAAAATATTATACATCAAATATAACAGCAATCGTTACAGTAGCTGACGATGGAGGCGGCTCAGGGGATTTAAGAGAAGATCTTGGAATGCTTCCTCCTGGAGATATAAGAAACTGTATTTTAGCTTTATCAGATACAGAACCATTAATGGAGGAATTATTACAGTATAGATTTAAAGATGGAAGGCTTAAAAATCAAAGTTTTGGTAATCTATTTTTAGCAGCTATGGATGGATTATCAAATAATTTTGAGGAAGCTGTAAGAAAGATGAGTTCTGTATTAGCTGTAACTGGTAGAGTTGTACCTGTAACTTTGGAAAATGTCACTCTAAAAGCGGAACTGAAAAATGGAGTAATTGTAGAAGGTGAATCAAATATTCCGGAAGCTGTAAAACAATATGAAAGTGCTATTGAAAGAATATTTATAAATCCTAAAGATGTAAAGGCACTAACTGAAGCCATTAATGCTATATTAGAAGCAGACGCAATAATACTCGGCCCGGGAAGTCTTTACACCAGCGTAATTCCAAATCTTTTGGTAAAGGACATAGCTTCTGCACTGCATAAGACAAAAGCTTTGAGATTATATGTTTCCAATATAATGACTCAACCTGGAGAAACAGATGGGTATTCTGTATCGGATCACATAAAAGCTATATATAAACATGTAGGAGATGGTATAGTAGATTATACGGTGATAAACACTGAAGAAATAGATGAGGTACTTCAGGATAAGTATCTTGAGAAGACTTCAGAATTAGTTAATATAGATGAAGAAACTCTGAAAAAAATGGGTGTAGGAACCGTTAAGGGTAAATTTATAAAGATTAAAAATGGATATGTAAGACATGATTCAGAGAGATTAGCAGATATATTAGTTGAAACTATTATGGATAAGAAATTGTTCTACGATCGAAAGAAAATTATTGAATATTTCTATTTGTCTGAGAGATTAAAAGAAAACAAAGGATTTGAAAGAAAAGAATAA
- the rapZ gene encoding RNase adapter RapZ, translated as MRFVIVTGLSGAGKTHAIRSLEDLGYFCVDNLPPTLISKFAEACFQAEGKIDRIALVIDIRGGEFFHDLFENLSKLENAGYKYEILFLDASDEVLVKRYKESRRKHPLSPQGRVIKGIELERLKLKQVRNRANNVIDTSNLTTRELREKITQIYEQEGQMETQLIITVLSFGFKYGIPVDSDLVFDVRFLPNPFYIQDLKYFSGNDKPVSDYVLGFEETRVFIDKLADMLEYLIPHYLKEGKRQLIVSIGCTGGRHRSVTIANSIYSKLKASGHNVNVDHRDINEDVNKGGKKL; from the coding sequence AGGAGCTGGTAAAACTCATGCAATAAGAAGTTTAGAGGATTTAGGATATTTTTGTGTTGATAATTTACCGCCAACTTTAATATCAAAATTTGCAGAAGCCTGTTTTCAAGCAGAGGGTAAGATAGATAGAATAGCATTAGTTATAGATATAAGAGGAGGAGAATTTTTTCATGATTTATTTGAAAATCTCAGTAAGCTTGAAAATGCAGGATATAAATATGAAATATTATTCTTAGATGCCAGTGATGAAGTACTTGTGAAGAGATATAAAGAATCTAGAAGAAAACATCCACTTTCACCTCAAGGAAGAGTTATAAAAGGCATTGAATTGGAAAGATTAAAATTAAAACAAGTAAGAAATAGAGCAAATAATGTAATAGATACTTCTAATCTTACTACCAGAGAACTAAGAGAAAAAATAACTCAAATATACGAACAGGAAGGGCAGATGGAAACTCAACTTATTATAACAGTACTGTCCTTCGGCTTTAAATACGGCATACCAGTGGATTCAGATTTGGTTTTTGATGTGAGATTCCTGCCAAACCCATTTTACATACAGGATTTGAAGTATTTCTCAGGAAATGATAAACCCGTAAGTGATTATGTATTGGGATTTGAAGAAACTAGAGTATTTATAGATAAATTAGCTGATATGCTTGAGTATTTAATTCCTCATTATTTAAAAGAAGGCAAAAGACAGCTAATAGTTTCCATTGGATGTACTGGTGGAAGGCACAGATCTGTTACTATAGCAAATTCTATTTACTCAAAGTTAAAGGCTTCAGGGCATAATGTTAATGTAGACCACAGAGATATTAATGAAGATGTAAATAAAGGTGGTAAAAAATTATGA